The Lactuca sativa cultivar Salinas chromosome 2, Lsat_Salinas_v11, whole genome shotgun sequence genome includes a window with the following:
- the LOC111905708 gene encoding 60S ribosomal protein L35a-3: protein MVKGRQGERVRLYTRGTILGYKRSKSNQYPNTSLVQIEGVNTKEEVGWYQGKRMAYVYKAKVKKNGSHYRCIWGKVTRPHGNTGIVRAKFTSNLPPKSMGSRVRVFMYPSNI, encoded by the exons ATGGTGAAGGGTCGTCAAGGGGAAAGAGTCAG ACTCTACACCAGAGGAACGATTCTGGGCTACAAGAG GTCGAAGTCGAACCAGTACCCAAATACATCGTTGGTTCAAATTGAAGGAGTTAACACGAAAGAGGAGGTAGGATGGTATCAAGGGAAACGCATGGCGTACGTGTACAAGGCAAAGGTGAAGAAGAACGGATCACATTACAGATGCATTTGGGGAAAGGTTACTAGGCCTCATGGTAACACTGGTATTGTGCGTGCTAAGTTCACGTCTAATCTTCCTCCCAAATCCATG GGATCTAGGGTTAGAGTGTTTATGTACCCAAGCAATATTTAA